The DNA sequence tttcattgtgtAGTGGTGGTGGGATGATGAGGGAGAGACATGAAAAGGATCTTTACTCTTGTCACCCAACATTGCTTGACCATGATTGATCTAGAGGAATGTGTAATGTGCAAAAGTATACTGAAATGACACAAAATGTATGTCCAGCTATAGGACATTAAACATGGAAAAATCAATACACATACAAGAATGTGGGTTCTACTCTGTAAATGAATGTCTTGCTTAGTAATCAATCTGGCTTGTCGCATAACAGGGCTGCACGGCTCTGGAGATCCTAAAAAAAGGGATTTAATTCTTTCTTAATTATAGGGGTTGTCACACCACAATTTACTTGGCATAATGTGTCCGTGCAAGAAAGTCTTCAATGTACTTccaaaaaagtaaaacacacagacacaaaaaagatTGTTTCcaaataataacattattaaTCATAACAGCACAGCCTCATACTGGGAatgctgaagaaaaaaaaacacattagatttgcatttcatatttcattgcATTTAATACCACTTGGTGTTGGCATATGATCACACAACAGGTGTGGACGTTTTAACATCAATCTTCTTCCTGTTCAAAGGATCAAGTCATCATAGGCACAGTCAGACAATGCCTCTAACAGAATGATTAGTCAGTATAAAACCTTAGATATTGTATATCAGTTTTCAATAGTGTATTTAACATATAGATTTTCTCATACTACATGTATATAGTTGCATAGATAAGTGCTGAACTGACTTGGTATTGCTTTCAAAATATGAATAGGCAATGGCACATGCATGGTAATGACCAAGCATGCATATATAAAACCTGGGTGTCATTTTTAATGAGACCAGTCAGTTTTAAAAGCTTACAGTCATTCTTTGGCTATGCTGTTATTGAGTCAGTGGGGAACCAATGTGAAGTGGATTCTATTGAATTATCTGATGCATTGGAATTAAGTGCTGCAGATTTCTCTACAGTCACTGTTATACAGCGCTGCTGAGTCATtgtctttgcctgtgtgttttctaATCTTTCCAACACTCCGAAGACATTCAGCAGCATATCTTTCAGTTCACATCATGAACTTCTGATGTCACATTGGCATAGATTTATGCTACTCTGCTTCTCCAGATTCCATTTAGGATGGAATTCCATTTAACCCCCTTACTTGTGGGATTTTGTCAAGTGGCCGGTCAGAATCTTCAAAGAACAACAGTACACCCTGGAGGATACTGATTAAAATGCAAGTTTGAAACTAAGTGAGCCTCAAGACTTTGAACTGGTGGTCCCATTGAAGACAGGTGCCACTATATTAAGGCaatctgtgtgtctatatatctatatatataatatatgtatagaAATATGTACATGCAAGGCAAGATCATAATATAGTGATGGAGTTAACTTTAAATCTGTTCTTGAACCGGATCAGATTACATTTTCTTTAAAATCCTTCCAAGTTGTACTCATCTACTAGACTAGATCTAACAAATAGTGGTCATAACCACTGAAAGACAACCGTCTATCAAGTCTGACACATTTGGATAATGCAAAGAAGGATAATCTCAGTCTATAGTGTGCATATAGTGTGCTATAGTTTGCGGCAGCCAGAAGTGTACTTTCGTGTAACAGTCTTCTACACCACTGTCACGGAAGAGGGATGTGTTCACTTGCAGAGGACAGTGGTGTCTACATTTAAGAATCGGATGTGCATTCTGGTCTCAATCTCAATCCCCTTCAGGATCTAGTGAGAAAAGACTTCATGTAAATAACGGCAACAGAGTTTAAAGGTGTGGTATACATGAGGTGAATCTCAATTCAGAAGGTAAGGAAGGGAAGTATCTATAGATGCTCACTCTGGCCATACGATCCTGTAAATTATCATTTAACCACATGACAGCTGAAATAAATAGCTTAGTATTGTCACCATGAGCAGTGATCCAAATGCATATGGTTCATACGGTTGTATCCTTATCCTAGTAAATTCTAGTAAAGTAATTTAAGTCTTTTCACATGACACAGGTTTGAAAGGAATCAGGTAGAGTTATTTGCAAACCTTTAAAAAATGCTCAAAAGTGATCCCCTCATAGAATTCATCTGGCTCCTAAAGCAAAAGAATAAAAAAGGGTTTGAGCTTAATTAAGAACCTGAATGGTGATGCTGAAATGAGTCTTTTATTTCAGAAGAGGTCAAGCCGAGGTCACTGTACCATGTGACCCATTGAGATGCTAGCCACCTCCAGCATGGCTGCGTCTGCGATGCCTTTGGCCGTCTCTCGGCCCAGAGCACCACTTCGGGAGAGCAACTCCTCCACCACCTGTGGGGAAATACCCCAACTCTGGGTTGGtcactgtgttcatgtgtaggACTATAGTGTCAATAGAAAACATTGGCACTTATCAGGAtgacacatacatacgtacactaTCAAAACAATCAGGGAAGCAAGAATGAGGAAGCTGGCTCACATGTCTGTATTCTTCCAGGGTGATAGTTCCATCGTTGTCAGTGTCGTGCATGTTGAACAAAACTGGAGGGGAAACACAGAGGTAATTTTTCTGAAACATGTTTCCTGGTTGGTTCTAAAATATCTGTAAATCTCTGATTCACTTGTTCTACAAGGACACAGAGGTAGCTGCCAAAGCCCTTCACAATGATAAACAACAATGTTCCGGTACTTAGCCAGGGAGCTTACAGCGAAGTTTGATTCTCCTGAGCTCCTCGCGCTGTTCCTCACTCATATTCAGTGATGGCGGTCTGAAGTAGGACATGATAGTGAGGAACTCCTCAAAGCCAATCTCCTCTACAGTCCCCACACCATGGGACTGGAAGTTtctagagagagatgaaatgtcACTTATAATGTGCTCCTCCTGATATACGCAGTTGATTTTTGCCTTAATGACATGGCCATTGCATAAGGCATCACAAAATAATGTGAGTATTCAATAATAATATACACCGCGTTCCACATTATTATGCAAATTGGATTTAAGGGtcataaacatacattttttagtttttcaaTTAAACTCATGGATGGTATTGTGTCTCAGGGCTATTTGGATCTCAGACACATGTGATAATTAGTTTGCCAGGTGAGCCCAATCAAAGAAGAAATCTACTTGAAAAGGATGTTCCACATTATTAAGCAAGCTACATGTTTCCGGCaaaatggggaagaaaaaggatCTCGCTGCTACTGAAAAGCGGAAAATAGTGCAATACCTTGGTCAAGGTATCACAACATTGGATATTTCCAAAAGAATTGCGCGTGATCATCGGACGGTGAAGAAATTTGTCACTGATTCACAGCACAAAGGCAAAATAAGGAAGATTTCTGCCAAACAAATGCGTAGGGTTAAGAAAGCAGCCACTAACATGCCATTGAATAGAAGCAAACAGGTGTTTGAAGCCACTGGTGTCTCTGGAGTCTTGCAAACTTCAAGATGTAGGATGCTCAAGAGGTTTGAGGTCCTTAAACCTGTTATTCAGCCACCCCTAAACCAAGCTCCAAGTAAAACCAAGTAAAAAAGGTTGCAGTGGGCTCAGGACTACATGAAGACTAACtttcaaactgttttgtttacgGATGAGTGCCGTGCAACCCTTGATGGTCCTGATGGATGGAGTAGTAGTGGATGGTTGGTGAAAGGCCACCATGTCCCAACAAGGCTGAGACGTCAACAAGGAGGTGGCGGAGTCATGTTTTGGGCCGGAATCATGGGGAGAGAGCTGGTAGCCCCCTTCAGGGTCCCTGACGGTGTGAAAATGACCTCGGCAAAGTATGTAGAGTTTCTGACTGACCACTTTCTTCCGTGGTACAAAAAGAAGAACCCTGCCTTCTGTAGCAAAGTCATATTCATGCATGACAATGCACCATCTCATGCTGCAAAGAATACCTCTGGGGCATTGGCTGCTATGGgcataaaaggagagaaaattaTGGTGTGACCCCCATCTTCCCCTGACCTTAACCCTATTGAGAACCTTTGGAGCATCATCAAGCAAAAGATCTATGTGGGTGGAAGGCAGTTCACATCAAAGCAGGTGCTCTGGGAGGCTATTATGGCATCCTGCAAAGACATTAAAGCAGAAACTATCAAAGAAGTTCAATGGATGCAAGAATTGTGAAGTTGATATCAAAGAAGGGGTCCTATGTTAACATGTAACTTGACCCGTTAAGATTTTGATTAAAACTTTGTTTGATTTCAGTAAATATGACCTCCTAATGCtgcaaattcaacaaatgaCAATTTTTAGTTCTTTACAACCTATAAAATATCTTGAAACTCTGAAACTCTGCATAATAATTTGGAACactgcatttattttttttattttttaaatacttaTCATTGGGAGGTTTGTTCAATACAATTTGAATTATACTCTAACAGTTGATGACTTGAAAATtatactgactgactgtgcattACTATTTAGGAAAATCTGAGCAAAGctaatttgcataataatgtGGAACTGGGTGTACCTTTTTCTGTCACATGACTTGATATGGGTATGACTTTTCACCCATATCaatgaatgagagaagagacagatatGCAATGTCAAAAAATGTCATGAAAAGCATCTTGTCTTACCTACAGTCCTACCTTTTGTCAAAGAAGGCCTCTATAATCTCTGCTCGAATGGGATTGCAGGCCAGGTCTGGGATTTTACTGAAGTCATCTCTCCTACAAGCACAGCAAATTATATTCTGGTAGTGCAGAGTATATTTTTGGACACAACAGCCTTGACAATGTCAGTGACTAAAATAGCCATGATTCACTAATTGTATAGTGTGATTATATAACAAGATATATTCATTCAGCTCCAAATCTCTTAGCATtatatattttgcattttgaAAAAATGATGAGAAAATGTACATTGATTATCTGTACTAACTGTACCGAGATTTCACCCTCAGATATTTTGAAGAGTGCATGAGAAGACTTAGTCTAAAACCATAGGAATTGGTCAGTGTACTCAGAATACTAAGGTTGCCTACCGAAGTGTGTCTTCATTGTGGCTCAGCTGTTTGAAACGGTTGTGAAGGTTCCCAATCTGCTCAAGAGAAACTGAGGAAAGAGGAACACGTGATGAGGAAGACACAGGCCTCAGGgaacatcacacagacagggctTTGTTGTGAACTGCTGAAGAACATCCAGGGATTTAAGTGTGAGTCATGCAAACCTTTTTAACTGACTAATAAAGGTCGGCCTGTTTTCTATTTAGTTTCAAATAGGACTGTGAACTTCATAAAGTAATCTAATTTGACCACAACATCTATCACAATACAAGGTAATACATAATGTTGTAATATGACACTGGTTCAGAAAGGCATTGAATGTCATTATATGTCATAGTACAGGATCCCCACCTGAATGAATGCCAGGTAAACAAGGTCACCCACCACAAAGAGAAGCTTTTAAGAGATATTTTTGGTGAATTGGAAGAGTTAATACTGGTCATTCTGCTGCGTTCAGTGATACAAAATGGGCGAATTAAACCCCTGGAGGGTTTGTTGAGGTTCAAAAGGAGTTTGTCTCATGCaaacaatatacagtatatcaatgGGGATACATGACTACAAATCCACCGCAGAATCAAACTTTTAAATATGTCACAGAACTGGCTTTTCCAGTAGGCCTGTGGCCTATTTATGGAACAGGACGAGCAGTAGCAGCTTCTCGAGAAAAACAAGGACAATGGATGACCTGGCATGATGTTGAGAAGATAAGCTAGAGACACTTCTGGGCTATAGATGCTAACCGCATTGAATTCATTGTTGGAGCCCATTCTATAGAAATTCAGTCTGTGGGTGGGTAAAGACAAACTGCAAGTTCTATTTGGGTATTggttcattaaaacatattttgtctgGATGTAAAATTGGCCTGCACCAGATCCACTCAGTGTGGGAAtgaggaagcatttgaaaggaagaagataAAGTATGAAACATTTGTAGCAGAAGCGAGGCaatgaggttggcaagcacacacaagaccagtggggATAGGTGTTTAagggctttgtagctaaatcaaccgaaacactttagttggattttggttttcgaggacggtcactcaaaggTGCTTTAAAGGAGGTGTCTGAGGATGCAgaaaaagcgagccagtggttgtggctgaggtgctcacAGACTAGTTGGGGTCACAaatgaggtgtatctgttgctGTCTCTGGTAGTAGCCTGTgttctaacccatcatgagtatggagtggggtgggtctgggacaccAGACATCACTGTGTTCTAatctaacccatcatgagtatggagtgGGGTGGGTCTAGGACTCCAGACATCACTGTGTTCTAatctaacccatcatgagtatggagtggggtgggtctgggacgcCAGACATCACTGTGTTCTAatctaacccatcatgagtatggagtgGGGTGGGTCTAGGACGCCAGACATCACTGTGTTCTAACCAATCATGAGTATGGAgtggggtgggtctgggatgccagacatcactgttgagccttctagAGGTGTCTTTTCCAGCATTTGCATTTTCTACAGAGCTGCCTATCAGTGACAATATCTTATActtatatatcaatattcaataCCTTCTCTTTAAATGTGTAAACACCATGTGAAAACATGTGGATGGACACTATTGTCTGACTTCTTTATTACTGCGTGTACATCAGTGCCAATAGGGTAGTGAATGGAGGAGAAGTCAGGCTTTCCTTTGGCGCGTTGCCATTTATTACACAAAGCAACATTCAGGTAAACTGATACAGAAAGGAGGGAACAGGGGGTCTAATTTGTACATGACACAGTGGGTAAGGATGGACAAATACGCTCAACAGACAGCATTACGGGACTGAActattacaaacacatttacggAAGCGCAAAATCCCCCTTGCATGCTACAATAGCATTGTTTTTAATTTAAGATGATACtttcagaggagagaagagagcaaaaAAGAGGGCTCTGTAGTCCAATGATGGGATGATTAAAAAATACTTTTGCCAAAGCCTATGTGGAATATGTGACCAACAGATGATCAAGCCATGCGCAGAACGAGTAGGGATACCTCCTACATCCATCTCTGCGGGAGAGGACTATTACGCCCTGCTGTTGATGGAGGGAGGTAAGATCTAAAGCCTAAAGCCCTGCCCCTCTTGAGGGTTAATCTTTTAAACCCCTTCTCTGGCCCAAACAAAACCCCAAACAGTGCAGCTCCCCTCCTGAGATAAACCTTGGTGACATCttagtgcagagagagaagctggCAAGGCTCACAGCGAGGACCCGTGAGGGGAGATAAGGAGAAGAACATGACTAATGGAAGTTGTGCGtagtgcacacactctcacagactcaGTGACAGAAACGTTGAGTAAACAGCTTccatctcacaaacacagacacaaaggccaacaagaaaacacacagcatgaaATACTGGTTCTGAAACATGCAATGTCGGATACATGGTCGTTGttcattctttacacacaccacGGAGGCAAACAAGTTTGGAGTTGTCCATACAAATACTCATTCGGCTGGGACTGAGCCGGGTAGCACATTTCAAAGGGAAAGATTATTCAaatacatgtaaacaaacaggTTGTTCTGAACTGGTCAAGAGGAACTAGCTATAACAAAGTTCTTCAGTGTGCCATGTCAAATTCAGAATTCTTCTCTTGGCATTTTTTTGTTTGAAGACAACGCCTGTTTAATGAAAGATGTAAGATGACAGCAGGTGATCATGATACAGCAGGAAGTGGGAGTTTGTCCATAAAATCAAGAGAcaactgtgtgttttaaagtaGATGTGTTTATGTTAGGAAGCAAACTTGCATCATGAATTTTTAAAAATCGTTCTCTGGTGTTGTATAACACCGCTAAAAGTGCTCCTGTGGAAAAAAGTGTATCCATTATTCATCTCACCAATGGAAGCGCATCTGTCCATCACAACAGTAGCCTATATAACACTATATAACACtacaatgtatttatgaataCTAAGGTTCTGATTACTAAGATATGTGATGGCCAAGTATGTGCCCCAAAACATTAGCCCTCTCTTAATCACGGACAGGGATCTAAGTAGGTCTCAAAAGCCCTTTATAAAGTTAAAAATAGAGTTTCTATATTACAGGCACACCCGAGCTTTAATTTCAGGAACTGGGTTTAGACGACTAGGTCATGGGGTGAAGTTTAACATCAGGTATAATATACCTTGAGGCTTGCAACTTACCATTATCCAATGTTTCACCAAATAACGACAACCTACGTATGTGCTGCAATATGTTTTAAACATGAAGTTTTAAGTGACGATTCAGCATTTATCCTGTCGTACTCACATCCAGTCTTGTCGGCGAGTTCTCTGTATCTCTGGTCATCAGGTACGGAATTAAGTCCTCCCATCGTGCCTTCTTCGCGTTTAAATTGACGTTATGCTACTGTTGAGCAAAACGATGTATTTTTTTGCACCGCTTTTTTGTAACGTTTCACTTCCTTCTCCTATGTGTCTAGCACTTGCAATTCTGCAGTGCAATGACAAGCACTGTTGTGGTTACAAGTGAAAAGATGAACACTGTTCCTCAGCAGCATAGGTTAGGCTACCTCCCCACGGAATAGTTCTTCGGTAAATGACCAGGCTACACACCGATGCAGATTCTTGTAGGTGAGTGCTTCGTTTCGTTGTGATCAAGTTACGTGTTGATAACTACCGTGGTAAATATGCAAGAGTAACATGCTGCGTCGAATAACCTATGTTAATGCATTTTGGAGCTTGTCTCTCTTGCATCTGTCGCAGTCACTTTCTCAGGTAGTGGCAGATGACGTCTCAGTCCTCACAATTCACAATACAGCTCACGCtttgagtaacacacacacacacacacacacacacacacacacacacacacacactatgtacaAAACGAATTAACAAAGGCCAAAGATACAGAATAAAAATCTAGACCATACAAGTGGGGTATACACTATGAAACACATTTTGGTAATCATGTGGTAATCTACCTGCGGGTTGGGGGTAAATGTTTATACAAATGAAAtacatgtgtggtgtggtgtttttaTTAAATCTGGCAGCCTATGTGTTAGTGAAGTGAAATAGATTGCATCAATAACTTTATATACAGTGGATGGATTGCATCCATCCATTCTGATAAGGAAATTGTAGGGGTTGTTGGGGGTCAGAATGAAGAATGCTGAAAGGTGCAGTCCATTATTGTTACCGATTGTTGCCTGAAACAACATTGTTGATTGCCTGGAATGGTGTATTGCTGAGTCCAAGACACTTTGcttgttttccatttacagagccaggactgtgcacaaacaccagAGCTTTTTTGAGTGCACGTTGGACGGACAACTAGAGGAACATGAGGAGAATTTAAATGAAAAGTTgaatggattataatcaaggactgaaCCTTTAAACTACTGGCTGCATGGCAGCACCTTGTCCCCTATCCCCTGTTTTGTTTGAAGTCCTGACTGACTGTCTGGCAGTATCCTAGACTAAGATGTGTACGTCCTGCTTTCAGATTGGTTGGTAGCATCCTGCAGTCTGGTTGGCTGTAGATGTCTTGAATTCTAATTTGGCTGACAATATCTgagattctgattggctgatagtATCgttcattctgattggctgacagtATTCTGAATTTTGACTGGCTGTTGATTTCTAGTAGTAAAACAGCTAGTAGTACACAGACAACTCCTAGCAGAAGTCAGACTGCCTCAGAATTAAATTACTTGAGATGTGAGAATCTGTGCAATAACTATGTTCATTATATTTTTACCGTGACTGGTGATAGGACAGATGTTACATCGTAAGTTTCTCGCTTTATAGTAGGCTTGCAATTACATTAGTGCTGCAGAGGGGAAGCCAAACTCGGTTCACAGCCACTTGGACTCCTCTCACAACTTCACAACAACATTTTCAGAAAAAATTGTCAATTTGAGTGTTGTACTACTCTGAAGGACTGTGAAAGCGAAATAAATGTTCTGTGGGTGTGCAAAGCATGCCCAGAATGTTTGGCTTCCATGAAAACATACAGTAAATTCCAAATGGGTGGGCAAGGGAATCCAACCTGGTATCGTCTTCACACCAATCAGATCAGAAATATAGAAATATAGAGACAAGCTGTGGCCAACTATTACACTGAATGCCGTCCACTGAGTTAAGTCACTGAACTGCCATTGTAAATGTGCATCAATTACTAATACAGTATGTTGTTGATGCATTTATTGTTTGACATCTCCATGGTCAATATGCCTTCACAATATGCCGAGACATCAGTTGtgcaaaaaagaaagataagGAGACTAGGATAAGGTTCCCTAGGCTGCAGCTCAAAACACTACTTACTGTTGAAGAGGGCGACATGAGGACATCACATGcaagtgttcgtgtgtgtgtcctgtgtcgccgcccAATGcacaggtgtgttgtgtgttgtgctgtgtggcAAGAAATacatgactttgactttgaagaAAACACAGTCCATTGGTTGATCATTTAATCCATATGTCTTTTGATTGTGATGCTTATTTGCAAATGAGCTTATAGGCTAGGCTACaatttaactgattttgttgctCTGCTAGCGTAATATTTTACAGTCAAATACTGCTGATGTGCGACACACCTAAATTAGCAAGAACCCTGGAATGGTATTTTGGAATAGTTTCTCTCTATTTGTGAGTAAAGTTACTGTGATATACTTGTAACATAAAATTGAGTAAATTAGTCATGACAGCACCACTGCAAATTaaccataaccctaaccctaaccctctatATCATATACTAAATACCACAACACCGCATTCACCCGCCCCCAGGTCCAAATTCATGTTGGGGTTTCCTCAGTTTCAAAAGTCACACACCACTACAGGTAGTAGGCCTACAACATTCAATCAGAAAGCAGGATActgctagccaatcagaattCAGGATATTGTCAGCCATTTGGAATTCAAGAAATGCCAGCCAATCATGATGAAGGATACTCCCAGTGAATCAATCCTAGATGGTGCCAGCCAATCAGGTGTAGGGTACTAGCAGCCAATTAGGATTCAGGAAATCAACAGCCAATCTCAGAATCCAGAACATCTgtgccttttttaggttgtatagcctttttcactctggcagggggactgccaatggaaactagcattttggctataattgggtgcatttacattttaatgttcatgaatgtacactgt is a window from the Clupea harengus unplaced genomic scaffold, Ch_v2.0.2, whole genome shotgun sequence genome containing:
- the tescb gene encoding tescalcin b, with translation MGGLNSVPDDQRYRELADKTGFSLEQIGNLHNRFKQLSHNEDTLRRDDFSKIPDLACNPIRAEIIEAFFDKRNFQSHGVGTVEEIGFEEFLTIMSYFRPPSLNMSEEQREELRRIKLRFLFNMHDTDNDGTITLEEYRHVVEELLSRSGALGRETAKGIADAAMLEVASISMGHMEPDEFYEGITFEHFLKILKGIEIETRMHIRFLNVDTTVLCK